A genomic stretch from Arachis stenosperma cultivar V10309 chromosome 3, arast.V10309.gnm1.PFL2, whole genome shotgun sequence includes:
- the LOC130968085 gene encoding leucine-rich repeat extensin-like protein 6 gives MLPNKACLLAFLLLLRSTIHLTAAIGVSVGVGGGFGVGVGIGNGNGNVGNGNTPSEPPSSKLESAYRALQAWKSAISDDPLKLLDSWVGPNVCSYKGVFCSPPQDDEISSLATSTATANVVVAGIDLNHANLQGTLVKELSLLVDMSLLHLNSNRFSGTVPDTFKDLVSLEELDLSNNHLSGPFPIVTLYMPSLLYLDLRFNSFSGQLPDELFNRKLDAIFLNNNQFQGEIPQSLGNSPASVINLANNKLSGNIPTSFGLMGNKLKEVLFLNNQLTGCIPEGVGLFDELEVFDVSFNSLMGHLPDTISCLQDIEVLNLGHNKLSGELSDVICSLTSLVNLTVAYNFFSGLSQQCSRLFNIGFDFSGNCIPGRDMQRPQPECSVIPGGTLNCLRIPTPRPLVCASLPRIIFSNNMQSSSHHTSSSSYP, from the coding sequence ATGTTGCCAAACAAGGCCTGCCTTCTCGctttcctcctcctcctccgcAGTACCATCCATTTAACCGCAGCCATTGGTGTCTCTGTTGGGGTTGGTGGTGGTTTTGGAGTAGGCGTGGGAATTGGCAATGGCAATGGCAATGTTGGCAATGGCAACACCCCATCAGAGCCTCCCTCATCAAAGTTGGAGAGTGCCTACAGAGCTCTGCAGGCATGGAAATCAGCCATCTCCGATGACCCTCTCAAGCTTCTAGATTCATGGGTTGGTCCTAATGTCTGCTCCTACAAAGGAGTGTTCTGTTCACCCCCTCAAGACGATGAAATCTCTTCTCTTGCAACATCTACTGCCACCGCCAATGTTGTAGTTGCAGGAATCGACCTCAACCATGCAAATCTCCAAGGAACTCTCGTCAAAGAACTCTCTTTACTGGTTGACATGTCTCTTCTTCACCTCAACAGTAACAGGTTCAGTGGCACAGTTCCCGACACATTCAAAGACCTCGTTTCTCTGGAAGAACTGGACCTCAGCAACAACCACCTCTCTGGTCCATTCCCCATTGTTACTCTCTACATGCCAAGCCTCCTTTACTTGGACCTCAGATTCAACTCATTCTCAGGTCAACTCCCTGATGAACTCTTCAACAGGAAGCTGGATGCCATATTCCTCAACAACAACCAATTCCAAGGTGAGATCCCTCAGAGCTTGGGAAATTCACCAGCATCGGTGATCAATCTGGCTAACAACAAGCTCAGTGGGAACATTCCAACAAGTTTTGGGCTCATGGGGAATAAGCTCAAAGAGGTTCTGTTCCTCAACAACCAGCTAACAGGTTGCATCCCTGAAGGGGTGGGTCTGTTTGATGAACTTGAAGTGTTTGATGTGAGCTTCAATTCACTCATGGGGCACTTGCCAGACACAATATCATGCTTGCAAGACATTGAGGTTCTCAATCTGGGACACAACAAGCTCTCAGGAGAGTTATCTGATGTGATCTGCTCCTTGACAAGTTTGGTGAACCTCACCGTTGCTTACAACTTCTTCTCTGGTTTGAGCCAGCAATGCAGCAGGCTTTTCAACATTGGCTTTGATTTCTCAGGAAACTGCATTCCTGGTAGAGACATGCAGAGACCTCAACCAGAGTGTTCTGTTATTCCAGGTGGCACCCTCAATTGCCTTAGAATCCCTACTCCAAGGCCTCTTGTTTGTGCTTCTTTGCCTCGAATCATCTTCTCCAATAATATGCAATCATCCTCACACcatacttcttcttcttcatatcCTTGA
- the LOC130970245 gene encoding uncharacterized protein LOC130970245, with the protein MDPCPFLRLTIDSLALKLPSPTKPSPLSGVHPSTTPCFCTIHAKSLPSQTALLPLSSNSPPETTTSAPSFQLDSTALRRLSAKPLPITISVYNGRMSHTCGLSAAKLLGRVVVTVDLANALSRPMTFHTGWLKLAKNRHREENKPWARLHVVVRSEPDPRFVFQFGGEPECSPVVFQIQGNIRQPVFSCKFSADRNHRSRSLPSDFNSNNPGRWRRSLTGDRERQNRDRKGWMVTIHDLSGSPVAAASMITPFVPSPGSDRVSRSNPGAWLILRPNGASVSGWKPWGRLEAWRERGPVDGLGYKVELFSESGPANGIPIAEGTMSVKKGGQFCIDYKVMKDSGLGSRLPGDGFVMSSSVDGEGKVSKPVVQVGAHHVKCMPDAALFIALSAAIDLSMDACTLFSHKLRKELSHHAQDSFFS; encoded by the exons ATGGATCCGTGCCCATTCTTACGCCTCACCATTGATTCACTCGCTCTCAAGCTTCCTTCTCCCACCAAACCCTCTCCCCTCTCCGGCGTCCACCCTTCCACCACCCCTTGCTTCTGCACCATTCACGCCAAGTCCCTCCCTTCTCAAACCGCCCTCCTCCCTCTCTCTTCCAACTCTCCCCCCGAAACCACCACCTCTGCCCCCTCCTTCCAACTCGACTCCACCGCTCTCCGCCGCCTCTCCGCCAAGCCCCTCCCAATCACCATCTCCGTCTACAATGGCCGGATGTCCCACACCTGCGGGCTCAGCGCCGCCAAGCTCCTCGGCCGCGTGGTTGTCACCGTTGACCTTGCCAATGCACTGTCTCGCCCCATGACCTTCCACACTGGCTGGCTCAAGCTGGCCAAGAATAGGCATCGAGAGGAGAACAAGCCATGGGCCCGGCTTCACGTGGTTGTCCGCTCTGAACCGGACCCCCGGTTCGTGTTCCAGTTCGGGGGCGAACCGGAGTGCAGCCCGGTGGTTTTCCAGATTCAGGGGAACATCAGGCAACCCGTTTTCAGTTGCAAGTTCAGTGCCGATCGCAACCATCGATCCAG GTCTCTTCCCTCGGATTTTAACAGCAATAATCCCGGTAGATGGAGAAGATCCTTAACCGGTGATAGAGAACGTCAAAATAGGGACAGAAAAGGTTGGATGGTCACTATTCACGATCTCTCTGGCTCACCAGTGGCTGCAGCTTCTATGATCACTCCATTTGTCCCTTCCCCTGGCTCAGACCGGGTATCGCGATCGAACCCTGGCGCCTGGCTGATCCTCCGGCCTAATGGGGCATCGGTGAGTGGCTGGAAGCCATGGGGCCGTCTAGAGGCATGGCGAGAAAGAGGCCCTGTGGATGGCTTGGGCTACAAGGTTGAGCTGTTCTCAGAGAGTGGACCTGCCAATGGAATCCCCATTGCGGAGGGCACAATGAGTGTCAAAAAGGGTGGCCAATTCTGCATTGATTACAAAGTGATGAAGGATTCTGGCTTGGGTTCGAGGTTACCAGGGGACGGCTTCGTGATGAGTTCAAGCGTGGACGGCGAAGGCAAAGTTAGCAAGCCTGTTGTGCAAGTTGGGGCACACCATGTGAAATGCATGCCTGATGCCGCTTTGTTCATTGCTCTCTCTGCTGCCATTGATCTTAGCATGGATGCCTGCACCCTCTTCTCACATAAACTCAGAAAAGAGCTCTCTCATCATGCCCAAGATTCCTTCTTCTCATAG
- the LOC130965912 gene encoding uncharacterized protein LOC130965912, translating to MKKVDENIEKGGDDKFLLQRKKAIKSMIEVWYERMEDNWKQLSQSLFSSQIDENTKFFHSVAKTKRRSKVIEDIHINRNCSKGVSRVKYKMRRFYKELYKEEKNFNILFDKSLVKSISAAEARGMELIPSKEEIKSAVWGWKPSHAAGSDAFNFKFIKRLQEIIGDDFCRSVRKFFVDCSLPKEANLT from the coding sequence ATGAAAAAGGTAGATGAAAATATAGAGAAGGGTGGGGATGATAAATTTCTTTTGCAAAGAAAAAAGGCAATCAAAAGCATGATCGAAGTATGGTATGAGAGGATGGAGGATAACTGGAAGCAGTTATCTCAGTCACTATTTTCCTCGCAAATAGATGAAAACACTAAGTTCTTCCATTCGGTTGCTAAAACCAAGAGGCGGAGCAAAGTTATAGAAGATATCCACATTAACAGGAATTGCTCCAAAGGTGTTAGTAGAGTAAAATATAAGATGCGAAGGTTCTATAAGGAGTTGTATAAGGAGGAGAAAAACTTTAATATTCTTTTTGATAAGTCGCTGGTGAAGTCCATTAGTGCAGCGGAAGCAAGAGGTATGGAATTAATCCCGTCAAAGGAAGAGATCAAGTCAGCTGTGTGGGGTTGGAAACCGAGTCATGCTGCGGGGTCAGATGCGTTTAATTTTAAGTTCATTAAGAGATTGCAGGAGATAATTGGGGATGACTTTTGTAGATCAGTAAGAAAGTTCTTCGTTGATTGTAGTCTCCCGAAAGAAGCGAACTTGACATGA